The genomic region TAGAAAGATCagtattaaaaactaaaaatagcagCAATCATCCTGTTTATGCAATGTATTCCAACCCCCTCGTCTTTAGAGTAAATTTGAACTTCTATTTCCAGCATCCCATAAAAAATAGTCGTCTAATTCAACTATAGGAGTAGGATAAAAAGTTGTTTGTATTTAATTGCATCGAAGTACTTATTCGAAGATTCGAAGACCAAGAAGCTATTGCTTCTGTaacgggccatggagccttgtaggggtacagagttattgttgtccattcattttgatgttaataaactgaactaAACTTGTAGGATGGGACAAAAGCTATATTTCAAGCTTATAGGTGCTAAGCAAAGTgaattagtaaaatttaattttggtcTACCAGGCATTTGCGTCTAAATTTGTTTGGATGAGAGATACGCAATTGGAAAAAAACGCAAGGAAATACttatattaaaagtatttattgGGCAAATCATGAAAATATTCGTATTTTGGAACGAGCAATATCCGGTTGATCTATAGTTCTCTTCTGCTTAATTGCAGAGGtcaaataatatgtttttttttggcaagtTGGTCAGTTGGCCACCCTATTTTAAAGAGAACTGTAAACACCACACGGTGTTCAAAAATAGCTTAAACTCTAAATCAAAGGTTCCTTTTGTAGCAGTTACCTGACAAACGACGTGATTACGATACTCCTATGGATTGTGGTAAAGTTTCAACCAAACTGACCTTAAAATATTGCTTTTAACCTATTGACTCCAATGAAGTTTTTGTCACAAAACTATAACCTATCGAATCCAGCCAAAATCTTgtgtataaaatttatttttggcgAAAGTACAAATATTAAAGAGGTAgaaaaatagatttctaaatatttcaCTTACAAGTGTTCCTTTATATGTACACTTTGCTTTGATTGCTGATTTCGCGTATTTAAATAACATATGAGAATTGGTCACTATTATTAAAATGGCATCATTCCATTTGAAAATCCACTACCTCCAAAAAAGCTGGCTTGTTGACCTCCCGCAGCAAATTGAGCTTGGTAACCTCCTCCAACTCCAGAGCCAAATCCAAAAGGAGGTACTGCACCTCCATAAGGTCCATAAGATGGCATGAATCCACCGTAACCACCACCAAAGCCACCAATACCACCCATGGAGTTTCCAAAGCTTCCATAGCTATTACCAAAcgaatttccaaaatttccaaagCCTCCTCCAAAACTATTGCCGAAGTTTCCAAAACTACTGCCAAAGCTGTTGCCAAAGCTTCCAGAACTGCCACCGATACCATGTTGCATGCTACCAAAGCTGTTACCAAAGTTATTGTTAAAAGTTGCTGAGTTGCCACCAATTCCGTTACTAAAGCTGCCGGTGTTTGAACCAAAGGAATTTCCAAAGCTGGCATAATTGCCACCTAGGCCCATTGGTGACATTCCACCGATTCCAACAGCAGGTGAAGGTGTGAAAACAGGCCCATTTGCAACAATTGGTGGAGGGTACATCGGTTCTGGAACCCCATAAGAAGGCGGGATAGGCCTATATCTTCGTGGTCTATGCCCCTTAAAGTAGGTTGCTGAGACTGACGAAGAACAAACCCAAACAAAGACCAGaacctaaaataaaatcatctcgttatttcaaaaaaatataacgTGAGGTCTATATTTATCttgaagtactaaaaaaatataattcaaaaaatgaaatgGAAGATAATATCGTGATATTTCCGTATTCAGGAGTCGCACATAAAATTTATTcagtaataattaaaacaaaaaaatttcctgtaatgGTCAAAGGAACTAGCAACTTATTTTATCCGCTTCGACTGACAAGTAAAACTAGGGAATGTGTGTGATATTCATATATGATTATTGGACTGACAGTTAAAGACTCGgtttaacaaagaaaaaagatcaaacAAAGTGAAGTTTTATTCattataaataacaaaagaaacaaaaaacaatgtgAATGTTCAAACCATATGAAGGTACAAGCAAGGCCGTACCCGGGGGGCTAAAGGGTTTGAGCCCTACCCCATACCCCCAGAAGagtgtttgtccgactcgtaaaaacgaaacaaaaatgaaatattaacaaattttggtgcgtttttaaagtttttcgtatccccccgaaaaaaaaaatcgtttcttagACCATCTCCTCCcacctaaaagaaaaatcttggatacggccctggaTATAATCTATTGTTTGCAGTGGGTAGTACCTATTTCTCACTAGATGCTCAAAAATGTAAATAGGTCAGTGTGAacgaaaatatcaaacagttcgtggtaacgaactgtagtaaggagcgacccggctcaatagtaaccaaaactctaaaaaattaaattttgatttcaatagctacatcaaaagaatcgcattttaatgctgattttaaatatataagtttcatcaagtttattcttacccatcaaaagttacgagcctgagaatctCTGACACTTAAGTATGgtaatttttactaaaattctAGCATCACTGACAAGATAGCGATACCCAGAACCGAACCAAAATTTGACACTAGTTCAAATGCATTTCTTTATATCACTGAAAGGTATAAATTTACTTGGGCCGAACCTGAAACTCTCTGCGACTAAGTGGATTATTGTGTTCTTAAAATATGCTTATCGACTATAAAATAGTCAAAGCTGTTTTGAACATAAGCTAAGAAGACAAACTACATAATTATGTTGACTGCTCCCTTCtgcaaaaacttcttttgtttttagcttaatCTAACGCTAGCACATTCAagtaataacttgttttttggCCAAATAGTTAACTTGATGCTGGTATTTTGCTGGATAGTCCTAGATGGTACCTTTTTTTCTCCtcctttgttctttttttttaagtcggattcgattttcttctcttgtcaattttcattgctctttggataactcatcaaacagttcatggtaacgaagtATAAATAAGGAACAATTCCATCCTACAGTAaccaaatacattaaaaaaatttactttttacgctgattctaaatgtacaaaattcattaaattgaaTGTTACCCATCTAAAGCTTCGAGCCTGAGAATAAATCAAAATGTCAAGCgctcttaacgaaaatcgcactaTCGGATTCAGTATATCTGAGAACACTACTGCAAAGGTTTCAAGTTACCatctacaagaatgtagaatttattggtttttccccatgggtgattgtattgacccaatTGTCATATAAGATCAGGAGAATGCT from Artemia franciscana chromosome 5, ASM3288406v1, whole genome shotgun sequence harbors:
- the LOC136027267 gene encoding keratin, type I cytoskeletal 10-like yields the protein MDITSVLKVLVFVWVCSSSVSATYFKGHRPRRYRPIPPSYGVPEPMYPPPIVANGPVFTPSPAVGIGGMSPMGLGGNYASFGNSFGSNTGSFSNGIGGNSATFNNNFGNSFGSMQHGIGGSSGSFGNSFGSSFGNFGNSFGGGFGNFGNSFGNSYGSFGNSMGGIGGFGGGYGGFMPSYGPYGGAVPPFGFGSGVGGGYQAQFAAGGQQASFFGGSGFSNGMMPF